The Hemitrygon akajei unplaced genomic scaffold, sHemAka1.3 Scf000048, whole genome shotgun sequence genome contains a region encoding:
- the LOC140720902 gene encoding uncharacterized protein: MAKDVGIATSELARGLRASTGENNSESADLEIPKGFTQSSDLMAHQRVHTGERPFSCSVCGKTFTRSSNLHSHQRVHTGEKPFTCSVCGKGFTQSSTLQSHQRVHTGEKPFTCSECGKGFTRSSQLLAHQQVHTGEWLFTCSECGKGFTKSSTLLVHQRVHTGEKPFTCSVCGKRFTESSRLQSHQRVHTGEKPFTCSVCGKRFTQSSHLQSHQRVHTGEKPFTCSVCGKRFTRLSHLQSHQRVHTGEKPFTCSECGKRFTDSSTLQKHQRVHTGEKPFTCSECGKRFTQLSNLQRHHRVHTGEKPFTCSLCGEGFTLSSNLQRHQRVHTGENPFTCSVCGKRFTRSTTLLSHQRVHTGERPFTCSECGKRFTQLSNLQRHHQAHTGEKPFTCSVCGKRFTDSSTLQKHQRVHTGKRPFNCSVCGKGFTDPSNLQSHQRVHTGERPFTCSECGKGFTRSSQLLAHQQVHTGECPFTCSECGKRFTKSSTLLVHQRVHTGEKPFICSECGKRFTNSSTLQRHQRAHTGEKPFTC, from the coding sequence aaaggattcactcagtcatctgacctaatggcacaccagcgtgttcacactggggagaggccattcagctgctcagtctgtgggaagactttcactcggtcatccaacctgcacagtcaccagcgagttcacactggggagaagccattcacctgctcagtctgtgggaagggattcactcagtcatccaccctacagagtcatcagcgagttcacactggggagaagccattcacctgctcagagtgtgggaagggattcactcggtcatctcaactactggcacaccagcaagttcacactggcgagtggcttttcacctgctcagaatgtgggaaaggattcactaagtcatccaccttactggttcatcagcgagttcacactggggagaagccgttcacctgttcagtctgtgggaagagattcactgagtcatcacgcctacagagtcatcagcgagttcacactggggagaagccgttcacctgctcagtctgtgggaagagattcactcagtcatcacacctacagagtcatcagcgagttcacactggggagaagccgttcacctgctcagtctgtgggaagagattcactcggttatcccacctacagagtcatcagcgagttcacactggggagaagccgttcacctgctcagaatgtgggaagagattcactgattcatccaccctacagaagcatcagcgagttcacactggggagaagccgttcacctgctcagaatgtgggaagagatttactcagttatccaatctacagagacatcatcgagttcacactggggagaagccattcacctgctcactcTGTGgcgagggattcactctgtcttccaacttacagagacaccagcgagttcacactggggagaatccattcacctgctcagtctgtgggaagagattcactcggtcaaccaccctactgagtcatcagcgagttcacactggagagaggccattcacctgctcagaatgtgggaagagattcactcagttatcgaatctacagagacatcatcaagctcacactggggagaagccattcacctgctcagtctgtgggaagagattcactgattcatccaccctacagaagcatcagcgagttcacactgggaagaggccgttcaactgctcagtctgtgggaagggattcactgatccatccaacctacagagtcatcagcgagttcacactggagagaggccattcacctgctcagagtgtgggaagggattcactcggtcatcccaactactggcacaccagcaagttcacactggggagtgtcctttcacctgctcagaatgtgggaaacgattcactaagtcatccaccttactggtacatcagcgagttcacactggggagaagccgttcatctgctcagaatgtgggaagagattcacaaactcTTCCACCcttcagagacatcagcgagctcacactggggagaagccgttcacctgctga
- the LOC140720880 gene encoding uncharacterized protein, whose translation MISSTFALGSKPFTCSVCGKRFAHSSTLQRHQRVHTGERPFNCSVCGKGFTQSSILQSHQRVHTGEKPFTCSVCGKGFTQLSSLQSHQRVHTGEKPFTCSECGKGFIRSSILQSHQRVHTGEKPFTCSDCGKSFTRSSQLLAHQSVHTGEKPFTCSDCGKGFTQSSNLQNHQRVHTGEKPFTCSVCGKGFSESSRLLSHQQVHTGEKPFTCSDCGKGFTQSSNLQNHQRVHTGEKPFTCSVCGKRFTRSSHLQNHQRVHTGEKPFICSDCGKGFTQSSTLLSHQRVHTGKKPFTCSVCGKGFTRSSTLQSHKRVHTGEKPFTCSVCGKGFSESSTLLSHQRVHTGEKPFTCSVCGKGFTQSSHLQNHQRVHTGEKPFTCSVYGKGFTQSSQLLAHQSVHSGDWPLL comes from the exons atgatatcaagcACCTTTGCCTTGGGcagcaa gccattcacctgctcagtctgtgggaagaggttcgctcactcatccaccctacagagacatcagcgagttcacactggggagaggccgttcaactgctcagtctgtgggaagggattcactcagtcatccatcctacagagtcatcagcgagttcacactggggagaagccgttcacctgctcagtctgtgggaagggattcactcagttatccagcctacagagtcatcagcgagttcacactggggagaagccgttcacctgctcagaatgtgggaagggattcattcgatCATCcatcctacagagtcatcagcgagttcacactggggagaagccgttcacctgctcagactgtgggaagagtttcactcggtcatcccaactgctggcacaccagtcagttcatactggggagaagccgttcacctgctcagactgtgggaagggattcactcagtcatccaacctacagaatcatcagagagttcacaccggggagaagccgttcacctgctcagtctgtgggaagggattctctgagtcatccagattactgagtcatcagcaagttcatactggggagaagccattcacctgctcagactgtgggaagggattcactcagtcatccaacctacagaatcatcagagagttcacactggggagaagccgttcacctgctcagtctgtggaaagcgattcactcggtcatcccacctacagaatcatcagcgagttcacactggggagaagccatttatctgctcagactgtgggaagggattcactcagtcatccaccctactgagtcaccagcgagttcacactggaaagaagccgttcacctgctcagtctgtgggaagggattcactcggtcatccaccctacagagtcataagcgagttcacactggggagaagccgttcacctgctcagtctgtgggaagggattctctgagTCATCCAcattactgagtcatcagcgagttcatactggggagaagccattcacctgctcagtctgtgggaagggattcactcagtcatcccacctacagaatcatcagcgagttcacactggggagaagccattcacctgctcggtctatgggaaaggattcactcaatcatcacaactactggcacaccagtcagttcacagtggggactggccgttgttatga